In a genomic window of Siphonobacter curvatus:
- a CDS encoding SusC/RagA family TonB-linked outer membrane protein, with protein MKNLLFVTLLLLSARFGSAQTAEIRGHVVSDTKTPVIGATIRVKGTTRGSISDANGDFTLRANDRDTLQVSAIGYQPAEIAVVLGIRNIITLIDKQQDLNEVVVVGFGEQKKLALTGAISSVGTKELTQSPVANLSNALAGRLPGLTTLQTSGEPGYDGSQLWIRGMATFTGNQSPLILVDGVERAFGSIDANEVATVSILKDAASTAVYGVRGANGVVLVTTRRGTEGRSSITATVQQGVQMPTRLPKYLDSYDALTLYRTALNNDGKNSAMYTDEYLNKFRDRSKPSYEYLYPNVNWLDEMLRPSATMMQANINVSGGTSSVRHFVSLSYLRQNGLYNFADQIKDYDIQARSNRYNFRSNIDLDINKYLMMELNLGSIIRDNNFPPISAGDIFGALQSMQPWLYPMTNPDGSISGLDSKATNPYGRMTQGGYQRNFENTLQATSGFTLQLPFVTQGLSVRGRLSFDSYGYRNVRRIKNLWTYQYSLADENETDLSKGTYRRIWEGTNTLSYDVTANSNRRTWLELYANYSRIFAQKHAVTGMLLYNQQSYFDQVGTGDAIGGLPFKYNGFVGRGTYAYNDTYFAEVNFGYNGSENFPAGRRYDLFPSMSAAWIMSNEAFMKELSFVSLFKWRGSVGTVGNDKIGQRRFLYQSTWTLATDGYRFGRDYNGVNYGGAAEDMLGATNVTWEKALKYNLGMDLGFFNDALTFTGDAFYERRNNILAQPGTVPATLGITSLPYLNLGEVQNKGFELEAQLRKRFRNINYFIKGNVSYAQNKILQMDEPSYQDRPYIKRTGRSINEQYSMIAVGLFQSQEDIDASPDQSQYGRIIPGDIKFKDMNGDNVINELDRAYNGKLTVPTTMAGFAFGVNTGNLDVSVLFQGAFGGNVWLTGNAVWPFDGDVGVMADVKDNYWTPENPNAKYPRLTSSNNVNNNQISTYWMTSRNYVRLKNVEIGYSLPKTLLSKIGVKTARLFVNGINLITWDKLKIFDPEIPNDSRNYPQQKVFNGGLTIGL; from the coding sequence ATGAAAAATCTACTGTTTGTTACACTCCTTTTGTTGAGTGCCCGATTTGGTTCCGCTCAGACTGCTGAGATAAGGGGACACGTGGTTTCAGACACGAAAACGCCCGTCATCGGAGCTACCATACGGGTTAAGGGAACGACCCGGGGCTCCATATCCGATGCCAACGGTGATTTTACGCTACGGGCCAACGACCGCGATACCCTACAGGTCAGTGCGATTGGCTACCAGCCAGCCGAAATAGCAGTAGTATTGGGAATTCGGAATATCATTACTTTGATCGACAAGCAACAGGATCTCAATGAAGTCGTCGTCGTTGGGTTTGGTGAGCAGAAAAAACTGGCTCTTACTGGGGCGATCTCCTCGGTAGGAACGAAAGAATTAACGCAAAGTCCGGTTGCCAACCTCAGTAATGCCCTGGCGGGACGATTGCCCGGTCTGACCACCCTGCAAACCAGCGGTGAACCTGGTTACGATGGCTCGCAGCTCTGGATTCGGGGGATGGCAACCTTTACCGGAAACCAGAGTCCGCTAATTCTGGTGGATGGGGTCGAACGGGCGTTTGGTAGTATTGATGCCAACGAGGTCGCCACGGTTTCGATTCTGAAAGATGCGGCTTCTACGGCCGTATACGGGGTCAGGGGAGCTAACGGGGTGGTGCTGGTAACCACCCGCCGGGGTACGGAAGGCCGTTCCAGCATCACGGCTACCGTACAGCAGGGGGTACAGATGCCTACTCGGTTACCGAAATATCTGGATTCCTACGATGCCCTTACCTTGTACCGGACGGCTCTGAATAACGATGGCAAAAATTCAGCCATGTATACGGACGAGTACCTCAACAAATTCAGAGATCGCAGCAAGCCTTCCTACGAATATTTGTATCCGAATGTGAACTGGCTCGATGAAATGTTGCGCCCCTCCGCTACGATGATGCAGGCCAACATCAACGTTTCGGGCGGAACCAGCTCCGTACGGCACTTTGTTTCCCTTTCCTACCTACGTCAGAACGGACTTTACAATTTCGCCGATCAGATCAAGGATTATGACATTCAGGCTCGTTCGAATCGCTACAACTTCCGCTCGAACATTGACCTGGACATCAACAAATACCTGATGATGGAGCTGAATCTGGGTAGCATCATTCGGGATAACAATTTCCCACCGATTAGTGCGGGAGATATTTTTGGTGCCTTGCAATCCATGCAACCCTGGTTGTATCCGATGACTAATCCAGACGGCAGTATTTCCGGGTTGGATTCCAAGGCCACTAACCCCTACGGCCGGATGACGCAGGGCGGGTACCAACGGAATTTCGAGAATACCTTACAGGCCACCAGCGGTTTTACGCTGCAACTTCCCTTTGTTACGCAGGGCCTGAGCGTGCGGGGTCGGCTTTCCTTCGATTCCTACGGCTACCGGAATGTGCGTCGGATCAAGAATCTGTGGACGTACCAGTATTCACTGGCCGATGAAAACGAAACGGATCTGTCCAAGGGAACGTATCGCCGGATCTGGGAAGGTACCAATACCCTTAGCTATGATGTGACGGCCAATAGTAACCGCCGTACGTGGCTGGAATTGTACGCCAATTACAGTCGGATTTTCGCTCAAAAACACGCCGTGACGGGTATGCTTTTGTACAATCAGCAGAGTTACTTCGACCAGGTCGGAACAGGGGATGCCATTGGAGGCCTACCGTTTAAATACAACGGCTTTGTGGGTAGAGGGACGTATGCCTATAACGACACGTATTTTGCTGAGGTCAACTTTGGGTACAACGGGTCGGAAAACTTCCCGGCGGGTCGGCGGTACGACTTATTTCCCTCCATGTCCGCCGCCTGGATTATGTCCAATGAGGCTTTCATGAAAGAATTGTCCTTCGTGAGTCTGTTCAAATGGCGGGGTTCAGTAGGTACCGTAGGAAACGATAAAATTGGTCAGCGACGCTTCCTGTATCAAAGTACCTGGACCCTGGCTACCGATGGCTACCGATTTGGCCGAGATTATAATGGCGTTAATTACGGCGGTGCGGCAGAAGATATGCTGGGAGCCACGAATGTGACCTGGGAGAAAGCCCTCAAATACAACCTGGGTATGGATTTGGGCTTCTTCAATGATGCCTTGACCTTCACGGGCGATGCCTTTTACGAGCGTCGGAATAACATTCTGGCTCAGCCGGGTACGGTGCCTGCTACGCTGGGCATTACCAGCTTGCCGTACTTGAACCTGGGTGAAGTACAAAACAAAGGTTTCGAACTCGAAGCTCAGCTGCGGAAACGTTTCCGGAATATCAATTACTTCATCAAGGGTAACGTATCGTATGCCCAGAATAAAATCCTGCAAATGGATGAACCGAGTTACCAGGATCGTCCCTACATCAAACGTACCGGACGCAGCATCAACGAACAGTATTCGATGATTGCGGTAGGATTGTTTCAGAGTCAGGAAGACATCGACGCCAGTCCTGACCAGTCGCAGTACGGACGCATCATTCCGGGCGATATCAAATTCAAGGATATGAACGGGGACAACGTCATCAACGAACTGGATCGAGCCTACAACGGGAAGCTCACGGTGCCCACGACGATGGCTGGCTTTGCTTTTGGCGTTAATACGGGCAACTTGGACGTGAGCGTGTTATTCCAGGGAGCCTTCGGTGGTAACGTCTGGTTGACGGGTAACGCCGTTTGGCCCTTCGACGGTGATGTAGGGGTGATGGCGGATGTGAAAGACAACTACTGGACGCCCGAAAATCCCAATGCCAAATATCCTCGGCTGACCTCTTCCAACAACGTGAACAACAATCAGATTTCTACCTACTGGATGACTTCCCGGAATTACGTTCGTCTGAAAAACGTAGAAATCGGTTACTCGCTGCCGAAGACGCTTCTTAGCAAAATTGGCGTTAAAACGGCTCGCTTGTTCGTGAATGGTATTAACCTGATCACCTGGGATAAGTTGAAAATTTTCGATCCAGAAATTCCGAACGATTCGCGGAATTATCCCCAGCAGAAAGTCTTCAACGGTGGTTTAACAATTGGTTTATAA
- a CDS encoding helix-turn-helix transcriptional regulator, giving the protein MKPLLFRVPSVDQRSFRIQVDDGSAFYAQLHFHPEVQLTLIERGEGTLIVGDRIDHFQPYDVLLLGSNLPHVLRSIPPGGQEQDRVTSTNLFFLTEAIEQHWMQFPEVMHLQQLLHEAKYGVRLRCQEDNALLEEFRKLPQQRPFHQFLFLLKILDKLVNDEAREILSRTSYGRPSRPNDHFRLERVFSFLLQNYASPIALEDVANVANLTPGAFCRFFRQHTRKTFSHLLNEIRIENACRLLRESNEPMSQIAESCGYTNMSNFNRQFKQIVGMPPSQYVRTYRM; this is encoded by the coding sequence ATGAAACCACTACTGTTTCGGGTACCCAGTGTGGATCAGCGGTCCTTCCGCATTCAGGTAGACGACGGCTCTGCCTTCTATGCTCAGTTGCATTTTCACCCCGAAGTACAATTGACCTTAATTGAACGGGGCGAGGGGACGCTGATCGTAGGGGATCGGATTGATCATTTTCAGCCCTATGATGTCTTGTTGCTGGGCAGTAACTTACCCCACGTACTTCGGAGCATTCCTCCTGGCGGTCAGGAACAGGATCGGGTTACTTCCACCAATCTGTTTTTTCTGACCGAGGCCATCGAGCAGCACTGGATGCAATTTCCGGAAGTCATGCATCTGCAACAACTTCTCCACGAGGCCAAGTACGGGGTGCGACTTCGCTGTCAGGAAGACAATGCTCTGCTGGAAGAATTTCGGAAGTTACCCCAACAGCGGCCCTTCCATCAGTTTTTGTTCTTACTGAAGATTCTTGATAAACTGGTCAACGACGAAGCTCGGGAGATTTTGTCACGAACTTCTTACGGACGTCCCAGTCGTCCGAATGATCATTTTCGACTGGAGCGGGTGTTTTCCTTTCTCTTACAAAACTACGCCTCGCCCATTGCCCTGGAAGACGTGGCGAATGTCGCCAACCTTACCCCAGGGGCGTTTTGCCGCTTTTTCCGCCAGCATACGCGAAAAACGTTCTCTCATTTGCTCAATGAAATCCGAATTGAGAACGCCTGCCGATTACTCCGGGAGTCCAACGAACCCATGAGTCAGATTGCCGAGTCCTGCGGGTACACCAACATGTCGAATTTCAATCGGCAGTTTAAACAAATCGTTGGTATGCCCCCGAGTCAGTACGTTCGTACGTATCGGATGTAG
- a CDS encoding PQQ-dependent sugar dehydrogenase, giving the protein MKKSFHFALALSVVALSACNTTDHEESGPVGDLAPVETLPANTSYRPAFEGQTRVAGLQTSVGYESRILTQSLRSPWGITPLPDGRLLVTEKAGSMRIVTTAGQVSQPITGIPQVNPAGQGGLLGVRVDPDFASNRLVYWVFSEAVSGGNVTSVAKGELSADETSIFNAQVIYRATPAYNGNLHYGGRILFDRTGHLIISTGERSDLATRPQAQQLNSSLGKLIRITKEGQAATGNPLTGQSGARPELYSYGHRNPQGLALHPVTNDLWQGEHGPRGGDEINRIQPGANYGWPTITYGIEYSGQTIGGGIQQQQGMEQPVYYWDPVVSPSGMTFYTGNRIAEWQNNLFIGSLSGKHIVRLAITDNRVVGEERLLADEGQRFRDITQGTDGALYAITDEGRLYRIDRK; this is encoded by the coding sequence ATGAAAAAATCATTTCATTTCGCCCTGGCTTTGAGCGTAGTCGCTTTGTCCGCCTGTAACACCACCGATCATGAAGAATCGGGCCCGGTTGGTGATTTAGCTCCCGTAGAAACCCTTCCGGCCAATACCTCCTACCGACCCGCATTTGAAGGGCAAACCCGGGTAGCGGGGCTTCAAACTTCCGTCGGTTATGAAAGCCGAATCCTTACGCAATCGCTTCGGTCTCCTTGGGGAATCACTCCCCTACCCGATGGCCGATTGCTCGTTACCGAAAAAGCCGGTTCCATGCGGATCGTTACTACGGCTGGTCAGGTGAGTCAACCCATTACGGGTATTCCTCAGGTAAACCCGGCAGGTCAGGGAGGCTTACTCGGCGTACGGGTTGATCCGGATTTCGCCAGTAATCGACTCGTGTACTGGGTGTTTTCGGAGGCCGTTTCCGGTGGTAATGTAACCTCCGTAGCCAAAGGCGAATTATCCGCGGATGAAACCAGCATCTTCAACGCTCAGGTCATTTACCGGGCTACTCCGGCGTATAATGGAAACCTGCACTACGGTGGCCGGATTCTATTTGATCGGACGGGTCATCTGATTATCAGTACGGGTGAACGTTCGGATCTGGCGACTCGTCCCCAGGCTCAGCAACTGAATTCCAGTTTGGGTAAACTCATCCGAATCACGAAAGAAGGTCAGGCCGCAACGGGCAACCCCTTAACCGGGCAATCGGGAGCCCGTCCGGAACTGTATTCCTATGGCCACCGAAACCCGCAGGGACTGGCCTTGCACCCCGTAACCAACGATCTGTGGCAAGGGGAGCATGGTCCCCGAGGCGGTGATGAAATCAACCGTATTCAGCCGGGAGCCAATTACGGCTGGCCCACGATTACCTATGGTATTGAATATAGTGGCCAAACCATTGGCGGAGGTATTCAGCAGCAACAAGGCATGGAACAACCCGTCTATTACTGGGACCCCGTCGTATCACCTAGTGGCATGACGTTCTATACGGGAAACCGGATTGCTGAGTGGCAAAACAACCTGTTCATCGGCTCGCTCAGTGGCAAGCATATTGTACGTTTGGCGATTACCGATAATCGGGTCGTTGGCGAAGAGCGATTACTGGCTGACGAAGGACAACGCTTCCGGGATATTACGCAAGGAACGGATGGTGCCCTATACGCGATCACTGATGAGGGTCGTTTGTACCGCATTGATCGGAAGTAA
- a CDS encoding molybdopterin cofactor-binding domain-containing protein, whose amino-acid sequence MHLATGQVRVKKIVCCADAGTIISSKIAASQMIGGARGGIGMALTENAVIDHRFGRYVTKDWADYYVPVHADVTTLTFILSTSLIYWLIRSEVKE is encoded by the coding sequence GTGCATCTGGCAACGGGCCAGGTTCGGGTTAAAAAAATCGTTTGTTGTGCCGATGCCGGAACCATTATTAGTTCTAAAATCGCTGCCAGTCAGATGATTGGAGGAGCAAGGGGCGGGATAGGCATGGCACTCACTGAAAATGCCGTGATCGATCACCGTTTTGGCCGCTATGTAACGAAAGACTGGGCAGATTACTACGTACCCGTTCATGCCGACGTAACAACATTGACGTTTATTTTGTCAACAAGCCTGATCTACTGGCTGATCCGGTCGGAAGTAAAGGAATAG
- a CDS encoding helix-turn-helix domain-containing protein: MPIHHGRNVKRFREMLGLKQEGLAYELGEEWTQKRVSLLEQKEVIEQELLEQIAQVLKVPAEAIKNFDEQAVINMIADTINNSDQSGSIFYNPTFNPIDKVLELVEENKKLYERLLESEKEKVALLKEVLYQTK; encoded by the coding sequence ATGCCTATTCACCACGGAAGAAATGTCAAACGGTTTCGGGAGATGCTCGGCCTCAAGCAGGAGGGCCTGGCCTATGAGCTAGGCGAGGAGTGGACTCAGAAGCGGGTTTCACTTTTGGAGCAGAAGGAAGTCATTGAGCAGGAGCTCTTGGAGCAGATTGCTCAGGTATTGAAAGTACCCGCCGAAGCCATCAAAAACTTTGATGAACAAGCTGTTATTAATATGATAGCTGATACTATTAATAACAGTGATCAATCTGGTTCAATATTCTATAATCCTACCTTCAATCCAATTGACAAAGTACTTGAGTTAGTAGAAGAGAACAAAAAGCTGTATGAAAGGCTGTTAGAGTCAGAGAAAGAAAAGGTAGCACTTTTAAAGGAAGTCCTATATCAAACCAAATGA
- a CDS encoding RagB/SusD family nutrient uptake outer membrane protein: MKKKYIKILFLAAATQFVSCKKYLDVVPSELVTEDKVWANINSANNVLAHLYSKLPTGFGNNGEYISDEACATDEAIFHWYAGSGPEQYNLGAWNAGNNPYGNWEVRYQDIRKANIFLEKIESVPIPAEQSSKYAVLIPQYVAEARFLRAMFYFELFKRYGAVPLITRSLDYTDQSQYSVSRNSTDEIVNFIVSECNEVAGKLPDHHPDGELGRANKGAALALAARTLLYAASPLFNGNTKYASIVNKDGKALFSQTYNRDKWLRAAEAAKKVLDLDYKLYTSTDPINSYEKLFYTREWQETILPYNHPNTKMMEQYHLPYGGAFRGWSHYSPLEELISSYEMKNGKPITDPTSGYTETGTWTGAMVGADGTTNSVTLTNISNRYKDRDPRFYATISYQNSMWAAARTRVPIRLAWWGNGQANGSNGWPMQGGGTTSISGYTVRKWLDPAVDIGNWNTSPEARRNYPIFRLAEFYLAYAEALNEYNGKPTPEAYQAINTVRARVAMPALPILAADQTLEGFRKRVQNENRVEFAFEAHRFWDVRRWLIAETVNSGPVHGLNSRPMSEELRATGLDINSQEAGLAVFYKAVPLQTRVFQYRHYLMPIPISEMDVNRELVQNYGW, from the coding sequence ATGAAAAAGAAATATATCAAAATCCTTTTCCTGGCTGCCGCGACTCAGTTCGTTTCCTGTAAGAAGTATCTCGACGTAGTGCCTTCGGAATTGGTAACGGAAGACAAAGTCTGGGCAAACATCAACAGTGCCAACAACGTACTGGCTCACCTGTACAGTAAGTTACCTACGGGGTTTGGCAACAATGGTGAGTACATTAGTGATGAAGCCTGTGCGACGGATGAAGCCATTTTTCACTGGTACGCGGGCTCCGGACCTGAGCAGTATAACCTGGGTGCCTGGAATGCGGGAAATAACCCATACGGTAACTGGGAAGTTCGCTACCAGGACATCCGTAAGGCCAATATCTTCCTGGAAAAGATTGAATCCGTACCCATTCCGGCTGAACAAAGCTCGAAATACGCGGTCCTGATTCCGCAGTACGTGGCGGAAGCCCGATTCCTCCGGGCGATGTTTTATTTTGAGCTTTTCAAACGCTACGGAGCCGTACCGCTGATTACCCGTTCGCTGGATTACACCGATCAGAGCCAATACTCGGTTTCCCGTAATTCAACGGATGAGATCGTAAATTTTATCGTCAGCGAATGCAATGAGGTTGCGGGTAAATTACCCGACCATCATCCGGACGGCGAACTTGGACGGGCCAATAAAGGAGCGGCCCTGGCCTTGGCCGCCCGTACCTTACTCTACGCGGCAAGTCCTTTATTCAACGGAAATACCAAATACGCGTCAATTGTCAATAAAGATGGTAAGGCTCTGTTTTCCCAAACGTATAACCGGGATAAATGGCTGCGGGCGGCCGAAGCGGCCAAAAAGGTACTGGATCTGGATTATAAACTCTACACATCCACCGACCCGATCAATAGCTACGAAAAGCTGTTTTATACCCGGGAATGGCAGGAAACCATTCTGCCTTATAATCACCCCAACACTAAAATGATGGAACAGTACCACCTGCCGTATGGAGGTGCGTTCCGGGGCTGGTCGCATTATAGTCCCCTCGAAGAGCTGATCAGCAGCTATGAAATGAAAAATGGCAAGCCCATTACCGACCCAACTTCGGGTTATACCGAAACGGGCACTTGGACGGGAGCGATGGTCGGAGCCGATGGTACGACGAATTCAGTGACGCTAACCAATATTTCCAACCGTTACAAAGACCGCGATCCGCGATTTTATGCGACGATTTCCTACCAAAACAGTATGTGGGCGGCCGCTCGTACGCGAGTACCCATTCGCCTAGCTTGGTGGGGTAATGGACAAGCCAACGGTTCTAACGGCTGGCCCATGCAGGGGGGCGGTACGACGTCCATCAGCGGCTACACAGTCCGTAAATGGCTCGATCCTGCCGTTGATATTGGAAACTGGAATACATCACCCGAGGCTCGCCGTAATTACCCGATTTTCCGACTGGCCGAGTTTTATCTGGCCTACGCCGAAGCCCTGAACGAGTACAATGGTAAACCGACGCCCGAAGCCTATCAGGCCATCAATACGGTTCGGGCTCGCGTAGCCATGCCTGCTCTCCCCATCCTAGCGGCGGATCAGACGCTGGAAGGGTTCCGCAAACGGGTACAGAATGAAAATCGCGTGGAATTTGCGTTTGAAGCTCACCGATTCTGGGACGTTCGTCGCTGGCTCATTGCGGAAACCGTAAACAGTGGCCCCGTACACGGACTCAATTCCCGTCCGATGTCGGAAGAACTGCGGGCCACGGGACTGGACATCAATAGTCAGGAAGCGGGTTTGGCGGTATTCTATAAAGCCGTCCCCTTACAAACACGGGTATTCCAGTACCGCCATTACCTGATGCCCATACCGATTTCGGAAATGGACGTCAACCGTGAACTGGTGCAGAACTACGGCTGGTAA
- a CDS encoding SDR family oxidoreductase: MTNAAITEAIPLEDPRSKYPQPPYSKQSQPHPGLASRMSPVPDHGEKSYKGNNRLAGRKALITGGDSGIGRAAAIAYAREGADVAINFLPAEESDAKEVIALIRAEGRKAVAVPGDITDKEFCKKLVDETVNQLGGLDILVNNAGYQKSNLSILDISDESFDATMKTNIYALFWITKAALSHLKPGSCIIATTSVQAYDPSENLFDYAQTKAANVAYVKSLAKQLGPKGIRVNGVAPGPVWTPLQVCGGQEQEKLVKFGGDTPLGRAGQPAELASIFVQLADNAGSYSTGQIFGAAGGGGHP, translated from the coding sequence ATGACGAACGCTGCTATTACTGAAGCAATCCCCCTGGAGGATCCCAGATCAAAATATCCTCAACCCCCTTACTCAAAACAGTCTCAGCCGCACCCAGGGTTGGCCTCTCGTATGAGTCCCGTACCCGATCATGGCGAAAAGTCTTACAAGGGAAACAATAGACTGGCGGGGCGTAAGGCCCTGATCACTGGCGGTGACTCAGGAATTGGTAGAGCTGCTGCGATAGCTTATGCCCGGGAAGGGGCCGATGTGGCGATTAATTTTCTTCCTGCCGAGGAAAGCGATGCCAAAGAAGTTATTGCCTTAATCCGTGCTGAAGGAAGAAAAGCGGTTGCTGTACCCGGTGATATTACAGACAAAGAATTCTGTAAAAAGCTAGTGGACGAAACGGTTAACCAGTTGGGAGGTTTGGACATTCTTGTCAATAATGCAGGTTATCAGAAGAGCAATCTGTCCATTTTGGATATTAGTGACGAGAGTTTTGATGCCACTATGAAAACGAATATCTATGCTCTGTTCTGGATCACGAAAGCGGCCCTTTCGCATCTAAAACCGGGATCCTGTATTATCGCTACTACTTCGGTACAAGCCTATGACCCGTCAGAAAACCTTTTTGATTATGCCCAGACGAAAGCTGCCAATGTTGCTTATGTAAAGTCCTTGGCAAAACAATTAGGACCAAAAGGTATCCGAGTAAATGGTGTAGCTCCGGGGCCAGTTTGGACACCGTTGCAGGTGTGTGGTGGTCAAGAACAGGAGAAATTAGTCAAATTTGGCGGCGATACCCCACTAGGCCGTGCGGGTCAGCCGGCAGAGTTAGCTTCAATTTTTGTTCAATTAGCAGATAATGCGGGCAGTTATTCGACAGGACAGATTTTTGGAGCAGCGGGTGGGGGTGGTCATCCCTAA
- a CDS encoding acyltransferase family protein, producing the protein MKSSPALTAPGTPVAPIATGRLVSLDALRGFDMFWIMSGEHIIHALAKATGWPVLLWMSSQLHHVDWNGCTFYDMIFPLFLFIAGVSMPYSLQGKLKRAGLDSAEQLSFAAKKPIYQSMLRRTLILIFLGMVVNGLFAFKGYEQTRFASVLGRIGLAWLGAGIIFLNTSTRGQIGAAVLILLGYWATLMWIPVPGFGAGVLTPEGSLPSYIDRLFLPGKLHRTVYDPEGLFSTIPAVATALLGMLTGTLLKDTRRSMNQKTLAMLGLGVSLILLGLLWDQIFPINKRLWTSSFTVYVGGWSLVFLAVFYYIIDVQGFQKWAFPFVLIGTNSILIYLASDGIVNFAHTAHFLFDGFSQFFTLPWQPVIQALAVTAVQLSLLYVLYRNKLFLKI; encoded by the coding sequence ATGAAATCATCTCCCGCCCTGACGGCCCCTGGTACCCCGGTTGCTCCGATCGCAACCGGGCGACTGGTTTCGCTGGATGCCTTACGCGGCTTTGATATGTTCTGGATCATGAGCGGCGAGCACATCATCCACGCCCTGGCCAAAGCCACCGGTTGGCCGGTGCTGCTCTGGATGTCTTCTCAGTTACATCACGTCGACTGGAACGGGTGTACCTTTTATGACATGATCTTCCCGCTTTTCTTATTCATTGCGGGCGTATCCATGCCGTATTCATTACAGGGAAAACTCAAGCGGGCGGGACTTGATTCAGCCGAGCAATTGTCCTTCGCCGCTAAAAAGCCGATTTATCAATCCATGCTCCGACGGACCCTGATCCTGATTTTTCTGGGGATGGTGGTCAATGGCCTGTTTGCGTTTAAAGGCTATGAACAAACCCGCTTTGCCAGTGTACTGGGACGAATTGGCCTGGCCTGGCTGGGAGCGGGTATCATTTTCCTGAATACCTCTACGCGTGGGCAGATTGGAGCAGCGGTTTTGATTTTATTGGGATACTGGGCTACTTTGATGTGGATACCCGTACCCGGTTTTGGAGCGGGCGTGTTGACTCCGGAAGGCTCGCTACCTTCGTATATCGACCGACTGTTTTTGCCCGGAAAACTCCACCGTACGGTGTATGATCCGGAAGGCTTATTTTCTACGATTCCCGCAGTTGCTACCGCTTTGCTGGGTATGCTGACGGGTACGCTACTGAAAGATACCCGCCGATCCATGAATCAGAAAACGCTGGCCATGCTGGGTTTAGGTGTAAGCCTGATTTTGCTGGGCTTGCTTTGGGATCAGATCTTTCCGATCAACAAACGACTGTGGACCAGTTCATTTACCGTCTACGTAGGGGGCTGGAGTTTAGTATTTCTTGCAGTGTTCTACTATATTATTGATGTGCAGGGCTTTCAAAAATGGGCATTTCCGTTCGTACTGATCGGGACCAATTCCATTTTAATCTACCTGGCTTCCGATGGTATTGTCAATTTTGCTCATACGGCTCATTTTTTGTTCGATGGATTTAGCCAGTTTTTCACGCTGCCTTGGCAACCCGTTATTCAGGCACTAGCCGTAACCGCTGTTCAACTCTCGTTACTGTACGTTCTGTATCGAAATAAGCTCTTTTTGAAAATCTAA